The Agromyces atrinae genome window below encodes:
- a CDS encoding AAA family ATPase, giving the protein MTIAPEQTAWFAETFSLLADNVEQAILGKRHVVELVLATAISDGHVLLEDFPGTGKTALARSIAQTVKGTSTRIQFTPDLLPGDVTGITVYDQKKGEFEFHAGPIFANIVLADEINRASPKTQSALLEVMEESNVTTDGVTRPVGDPFLVIATQNPIEQGGTYRLPEAQLDRFMIKTSIGYPDEAATLRILQGVANPKRELSSIVTTDTIVTMSDMARGVYVNPLVSDYIMRIVDATRRATEVRLGVSVRGALALSRIVMTWAAAHGRTFVTPDDVRELAVPALAHRLVLEPEAEFDGVTAIAVINQILLDVAPPRENGAA; this is encoded by the coding sequence ATGACGATCGCCCCCGAGCAGACCGCCTGGTTCGCCGAGACGTTCTCCCTGCTCGCCGACAACGTCGAGCAGGCGATCCTCGGCAAGCGGCACGTCGTCGAGCTCGTGCTCGCGACCGCCATCAGCGATGGCCACGTGCTGCTCGAGGACTTCCCGGGCACGGGTAAGACGGCGCTCGCGCGATCGATCGCGCAGACGGTCAAGGGCACGAGCACGCGCATCCAGTTCACGCCCGACCTCCTGCCCGGAGACGTCACGGGCATCACGGTCTACGACCAGAAGAAGGGCGAGTTCGAGTTCCACGCGGGCCCGATCTTCGCGAACATCGTGCTCGCCGACGAGATCAACCGTGCGAGCCCGAAGACGCAGTCGGCGCTCCTCGAGGTCATGGAGGAGTCGAACGTCACGACCGACGGCGTCACGCGTCCGGTCGGCGACCCGTTCCTCGTCATCGCGACGCAGAACCCCATCGAGCAGGGCGGCACGTACCGTCTGCCCGAGGCCCAGCTCGACCGCTTCATGATCAAGACGTCGATCGGCTACCCCGACGAGGCCGCGACGCTCCGCATCCTCCAGGGCGTCGCGAACCCCAAGCGCGAGCTCTCGAGCATCGTCACGACTGACACGATCGTCACGATGTCCGACATGGCGCGCGGCGTCTACGTCAACCCGCTCGTCTCCGACTACATCATGCGGATCGTCGACGCCACACGTCGCGCGACCGAGGTGCGGCTCGGCGTGAGCGTCCGCGGTGCTCTGGCACTGTCGCGCATCGTCATGACGTGGGCCGCCGCCCACGGGCGCACGTTCGTCACCCCCGACGACGTCCGCGAGCTGGCCGTGCCGGCGCTCGCCCACCGACTCGTCCTCGAGCCCGAGGCCGAGTTCGACGGCGTCACCGCGATCGCCGTCATCAACCAGATCCTGCTCGACGTCGCTCCGCCCCGCGAGAACGGCGCTGCGTGA
- a CDS encoding Ig-like domain-containing protein, whose protein sequence is MARPTAVRRGPRGALIAAISSIAVIGVVVTLAVTAQGYESQQVPRLESMVWVTRDSGQYARVNTELAEIDTVRAVDDPSAVVQSGATSVVYSQGFRQRWAVDAASPIDLVSDTETEEAPDDAPAESAPTGSEATPAGTREIISAGGYVVYRTDTGQVFLGTVDPDSGILPIDPFATVETEEGEEPPTYVASAVAVSPSGLVALYSADEGAVRVYDGATQEFRGDPEPVASGPDAEARLEFSFVAGRWILGEPAEDRLWIAGSPDPVTVDLGTEARFQSSADLGTSLLIADGAGLVEVTLDDGSAERIADASGTPAAPVVTGTDAYAAWLTPETGALWSSSTGETIPLDTPGDVLESAQAVVPVLRSNGDRAVLNETVTGLLWTVPDGAIIPLEQWSVDDQNDEDQGTIVVEDVAEPEPPVAVDDAFGVRAGDLVLLPVLLNDHDPNKKDVLTIEPTSLSGLSDPGFGELSIIGNSQSLAVRVAAESGQATFTYSVTDGSAVSPPATVTLTVIDPSENSAPEWCGVEACQQEWPSPQLLPGGTVIVPVLNAWVDPEGDTFILSDARAVDTEAPVSVVPMSDGRVAIRHTDANASDAVISVQITVTDIFGASAEKTLEVLVTSAPSLVAAPVAVTAGAGEAVSVRVAEHVTGGSGSYRLVDAVETSADAAGLLVSPNAAAGEIDLSAPEPGQYVVTYSVVDAISLAEQSAIIRLTVVGEGVPLAVAPMTAFVRAGEDTSVDVFGAVQNTTGRVLLLSEATSSTPELSVGLVGQSQLRVSGTTPNGQPGLVGEARVTIADGAGAAVTGTVAVFLAASANDVDPIALPDTVTVRAGELVRIPVAENDVSPRGARLVVHPEVSGSGTEGELVFAAGNSVRYLAPTTPGTYRLGYSIALESDPSRTDNTSITVTVLPSGVNRPPKPAVLNARVLSGQSVKIPVPTYGVDPDGDRVVLVGADQPGANKGTTSVSAEGDSIIYTAPAAGVSGGQLTFAYTVRDSGGAEGTGSVRVGVLNAELADTAPVTFSDYVRVQRGAATPVTIQPLLNDRDPAQGTLELVDLVPNAPAGTTEYARLAELVDSGTSLESGRVMLRAGDVAGTNSFVYTVRSSVSSSTAQGLIVVGVSDDAAADQPVVTDTILTARNRGDLEKSGIDVVTGRVQWASGDVSTLRLSLWGPNSSRYDVSGSRITGTLPEKGDLVPFQLTGQDASGGDVVSYGFLRIPAFDDMRVQLAGSVEPLDVDEEKSVTIEVRELVDLAASDRIELREGDFTTQRAAASCTPSGPEKAVYAAGREAPWSDSCLIPLRLDGQTTWSYVVVPIDIRPKNPQAILSALSRTIAPAASESIDLYSAMTTWEGGREGDLSKLDYQVAYAGSAFTMTQGGGQVSFEARADAPPGTRETATVSVSSFGGLSATITLVVGAAPPDAPRGATFSRECTVSAGTCSIPVVGVGGEYDPFAGKTGSGLKLVSVGGGGAVTCDVTTVTAAGETSVSAVFPAGQAAFGGQCVVPFTVADAQGRTGPGTLTIDVQGYPQRPASVTTVDYSGSSVTLEVPLGEAARAQPAVTGVAIYSGGRSTGASCSPSGTVYRCVVSGLTNGERREYTARAVNSVGESTDTSAVTSWAYQAPEISSATASPVYERGRTSPSNAVVEIVVKSSDDTRQFRIDGVGQFDRQGGTTTYRLDTAPGGQVFTVVPISRFEPPIAGSTDGAAKTLTVNAAGGPIFSNGVSASAATSTSITVSGGDLDMNGSGRERQRIYVAWRGGNEPECRVNGEGGGLSIAGGEEQSTSSSITGLQSYELYNVKACGSNGYGVVSSNVAQVFTFDANQPPGTGGEASYTVDTNPSQDGRVYNYGLAQGPSVTPPDGRFTVQYRTYGDWSESFQLSPDAIPDAKARACRNGFLGQYCSNEQGLAANTAPTTVRVEFLDRRPVVGPPSDPNRFANLDRDVRDMIRVSNAASGSWSFVATPNADGSQAEVIITWSGAFAQLTSISRTIDLDPQPEPEPEPEPEPEPEPEPEPPANPNP, encoded by the coding sequence ATGGCCCGGCCCACCGCCGTTCGCCGCGGCCCGCGCGGCGCCCTCATCGCCGCGATCTCGTCGATCGCGGTCATCGGCGTCGTCGTGACGCTCGCCGTCACGGCGCAGGGGTACGAGTCGCAGCAGGTGCCGCGCCTCGAATCGATGGTGTGGGTCACCCGCGATTCGGGTCAGTACGCGCGCGTCAACACCGAGCTCGCCGAGATCGACACGGTGCGCGCCGTCGACGACCCGAGCGCCGTCGTGCAGTCCGGTGCGACGAGCGTCGTCTACAGCCAGGGATTCCGCCAGCGCTGGGCGGTGGATGCCGCGAGCCCGATCGATCTCGTCTCCGACACCGAGACCGAGGAGGCGCCCGACGACGCCCCCGCCGAATCGGCTCCGACCGGCTCGGAGGCGACCCCTGCGGGAACGCGCGAGATCATCTCGGCGGGCGGCTACGTCGTCTATCGCACCGACACCGGCCAGGTCTTCCTCGGCACCGTCGACCCCGACTCCGGCATCCTCCCCATCGACCCCTTCGCGACGGTCGAGACCGAAGAGGGCGAGGAGCCGCCGACGTACGTCGCGAGCGCCGTCGCCGTCTCGCCCTCGGGCCTCGTCGCCCTGTACTCCGCCGACGAAGGCGCCGTGCGCGTCTACGACGGTGCGACGCAGGAGTTCCGCGGAGACCCCGAGCCCGTGGCATCCGGCCCCGATGCCGAAGCGCGACTCGAGTTCTCCTTCGTCGCCGGCCGCTGGATCCTCGGCGAACCCGCGGAGGACCGTCTCTGGATCGCCGGCAGCCCCGACCCGGTGACGGTCGACCTCGGCACCGAGGCGCGCTTCCAGTCGAGCGCCGACCTCGGAACCTCGCTGCTCATCGCCGACGGCGCCGGCCTCGTCGAGGTCACGCTCGACGATGGCTCGGCCGAACGCATCGCCGACGCGTCGGGTACGCCCGCGGCCCCCGTCGTGACGGGGACCGACGCGTACGCCGCGTGGTTGACCCCCGAGACCGGAGCGCTCTGGTCGAGCTCGACGGGAGAGACGATCCCCCTCGACACCCCGGGCGACGTGCTCGAATCGGCCCAGGCTGTCGTGCCGGTGCTGCGCTCGAACGGCGACCGCGCCGTGCTCAACGAGACGGTGACGGGTCTGCTCTGGACCGTTCCCGACGGCGCGATCATCCCGCTCGAGCAGTGGTCGGTCGACGACCAGAACGACGAAGATCAGGGAACGATCGTCGTCGAGGACGTCGCCGAACCCGAGCCTCCCGTCGCGGTCGACGACGCCTTCGGCGTGCGTGCGGGCGACCTCGTGCTGCTCCCCGTGCTGCTGAACGATCACGACCCGAACAAGAAGGACGTGCTCACGATCGAGCCGACGTCGCTCTCGGGTCTCAGCGATCCCGGCTTCGGCGAGCTGTCGATCATCGGCAACAGCCAGTCGCTCGCCGTGCGCGTGGCGGCCGAGAGCGGCCAGGCGACGTTCACCTACTCCGTCACCGACGGATCGGCGGTCTCACCGCCGGCGACCGTGACGCTGACGGTCATCGATCCGTCCGAGAACTCCGCTCCCGAATGGTGCGGCGTCGAGGCGTGCCAGCAGGAATGGCCGTCGCCGCAGCTGCTTCCCGGCGGAACCGTGATCGTGCCCGTGCTGAACGCCTGGGTCGACCCCGAGGGTGACACGTTCATCCTCTCCGATGCCCGCGCCGTCGACACCGAGGCTCCCGTGAGCGTCGTTCCGATGTCGGACGGCCGCGTCGCCATCCGCCACACCGACGCCAACGCCTCCGACGCCGTCATCTCGGTCCAGATCACGGTGACCGACATCTTCGGGGCGTCGGCCGAGAAGACCCTCGAGGTGCTTGTGACGAGTGCGCCGTCGCTCGTCGCCGCGCCCGTCGCCGTGACGGCCGGAGCGGGCGAGGCCGTGAGCGTGCGCGTCGCCGAACACGTCACCGGCGGCTCGGGCTCCTACCGACTCGTCGACGCCGTCGAGACGTCGGCCGACGCAGCCGGCCTGCTCGTCTCTCCGAACGCCGCCGCGGGCGAGATCGACCTGAGCGCTCCCGAGCCGGGGCAGTACGTCGTGACCTACTCGGTCGTCGATGCCATCTCGCTCGCCGAGCAGTCGGCCATCATCCGTCTCACCGTCGTCGGAGAGGGCGTTCCTCTCGCGGTCGCTCCGATGACCGCGTTCGTGCGAGCGGGCGAAGACACCTCGGTCGACGTCTTCGGTGCCGTGCAGAACACGACGGGCCGCGTGCTCCTGCTCTCGGAGGCGACGAGCTCGACCCCCGAATTGAGCGTCGGTCTCGTCGGTCAGTCCCAGTTGCGGGTGAGCGGCACGACCCCGAACGGCCAGCCCGGTCTCGTCGGCGAGGCACGCGTCACGATCGCCGACGGCGCGGGTGCCGCCGTCACCGGAACCGTCGCCGTCTTCCTCGCCGCCTCGGCCAACGACGTCGACCCCATCGCACTGCCCGACACCGTCACCGTGCGCGCCGGCGAACTCGTCCGCATCCCCGTGGCCGAGAACGACGTCAGCCCGCGCGGCGCGCGCCTCGTCGTCCACCCCGAGGTGAGCGGTTCCGGCACCGAGGGCGAGCTCGTCTTCGCGGCGGGCAACAGCGTGCGTTACCTCGCGCCGACCACACCGGGAACGTACCGTCTCGGCTACTCCATCGCGCTCGAGAGCGACCCGTCGCGCACCGACAACACGTCGATCACCGTCACGGTGCTGCCGTCGGGCGTCAACCGGCCGCCGAAGCCCGCCGTGCTGAACGCGCGTGTGCTGAGCGGTCAGAGCGTGAAGATCCCCGTGCCGACCTACGGCGTCGACCCCGACGGCGACCGCGTCGTGCTCGTCGGAGCCGACCAGCCCGGTGCGAACAAGGGCACGACGTCGGTCTCGGCCGAGGGCGACTCGATCATCTACACGGCCCCCGCCGCAGGCGTGAGCGGAGGTCAGCTGACCTTCGCGTACACCGTGCGCGATTCGGGCGGCGCCGAGGGCACGGGCTCCGTCAGGGTCGGCGTGCTGAACGCCGAACTCGCCGACACCGCACCCGTCACGTTCAGCGACTACGTGCGCGTGCAGCGCGGTGCAGCAACACCCGTCACGATCCAGCCGCTCCTCAACGACCGCGACCCCGCGCAGGGCACGCTCGAACTCGTCGACCTCGTGCCGAACGCCCCGGCGGGCACGACCGAGTACGCGCGACTCGCCGAACTCGTCGACTCGGGCACCTCGCTCGAATCGGGCCGTGTCATGCTCCGGGCAGGAGACGTCGCCGGGACGAACTCGTTCGTGTACACCGTGCGATCGTCGGTCTCATCGAGCACCGCTCAGGGCCTCATCGTCGTCGGTGTGAGCGATGACGCGGCTGCCGACCAGCCCGTCGTGACCGACACCATCCTGACGGCGCGCAATCGCGGCGACCTCGAGAAGAGCGGCATCGACGTCGTCACGGGGCGCGTGCAGTGGGCCTCGGGCGACGTGTCGACCCTGCGACTCAGCCTGTGGGGGCCGAACTCCTCGCGCTACGACGTCTCGGGCTCGCGCATCACGGGCACTCTGCCCGAGAAGGGCGACCTGGTCCCCTTCCAGCTCACCGGCCAGGATGCCTCGGGCGGCGACGTCGTCTCGTACGGCTTCCTCCGCATCCCCGCCTTCGACGACATGCGTGTGCAGCTCGCCGGGTCGGTCGAACCCCTCGACGTCGACGAGGAGAAGTCGGTGACGATCGAGGTGCGTGAGCTCGTCGACCTCGCCGCCTCCGATCGCATCGAGCTGCGCGAGGGCGACTTCACGACGCAGCGCGCTGCGGCGTCGTGCACGCCGAGCGGCCCCGAGAAGGCGGTCTACGCCGCGGGCCGTGAGGCGCCGTGGTCCGATTCGTGCCTCATCCCGCTGCGTCTCGACGGTCAGACGACGTGGTCGTACGTCGTCGTGCCGATCGACATCCGCCCCAAGAATCCGCAGGCCATCCTCTCGGCGCTCTCGCGCACCATCGCGCCCGCGGCGTCCGAGTCGATCGACCTGTACAGCGCCATGACGACGTGGGAGGGCGGCCGTGAGGGCGACCTCTCGAAGCTCGACTACCAGGTCGCCTACGCCGGCTCGGCGTTCACGATGACGCAGGGCGGCGGTCAGGTCTCGTTCGAGGCCCGCGCCGACGCGCCACCCGGCACCCGTGAGACGGCTACCGTCTCGGTCTCGTCGTTCGGAGGCCTCTCGGCGACCATCACCCTCGTCGTCGGTGCTGCCCCGCCCGACGCTCCCCGTGGAGCGACGTTCTCGCGCGAGTGCACCGTGAGCGCGGGCACGTGCTCGATCCCCGTCGTGGGAGTCGGCGGCGAGTACGACCCGTTCGCGGGCAAGACCGGTTCGGGCCTCAAGCTCGTGAGCGTCGGCGGCGGCGGAGCCGTCACGTGCGACGTCACGACCGTCACGGCCGCCGGCGAGACGAGCGTCTCGGCCGTCTTCCCCGCCGGTCAGGCCGCCTTCGGCGGACAGTGCGTCGTGCCCTTCACGGTCGCCGACGCGCAGGGCCGTACAGGCCCCGGCACGCTCACGATCGACGTGCAGGGTTACCCGCAACGCCCCGCGAGCGTCACGACCGTCGACTACTCGGGTTCGAGCGTCACGCTCGAAGTGCCGCTCGGCGAGGCCGCTCGCGCGCAGCCCGCCGTCACCGGCGTCGCCATCTACAGCGGCGGACGATCGACGGGCGCCTCGTGCTCTCCGTCGGGAACCGTGTACCGCTGCGTCGTCTCGGGACTCACGAACGGCGAACGGCGCGAGTACACCGCGCGCGCCGTCAACAGCGTCGGCGAGTCGACCGATACGTCGGCCGTCACCTCGTGGGCCTACCAGGCCCCCGAGATCTCGTCGGCGACGGCGAGCCCGGTCTACGAGCGCGGACGCACGTCGCCGTCGAACGCCGTCGTCGAGATCGTCGTGAAGTCGAGCGACGACACCCGCCAGTTCCGCATCGACGGCGTCGGCCAGTTCGATCGTCAGGGCGGCACGACGACCTACCGTCTCGACACGGCGCCCGGTGGTCAGGTCTTCACCGTCGTGCCCATCTCGCGCTTCGAGCCCCCGATCGCGGGCTCGACCGACGGCGCGGCCAAGACGCTCACCGTGAACGCCGCAGGCGGCCCGATCTTCTCGAACGGAGTCTCGGCGTCGGCCGCGACGTCGACGAGCATCACGGTCTCGGGCGGCGACCTCGACATGAACGGCAGCGGGCGCGAGCGCCAGCGCATCTACGTCGCGTGGCGCGGCGGCAACGAGCCCGAGTGCCGTGTGAACGGCGAGGGCGGCGGCCTCTCGATCGCCGGCGGCGAGGAGCAGTCGACGTCGTCGAGCATCACGGGCCTGCAGTCGTACGAGCTCTACAACGTCAAGGCCTGCGGATCGAACGGCTACGGCGTGGTCTCGTCGAACGTCGCCCAGGTGTTCACGTTCGACGCGAACCAGCCCCCGGGAACGGGTGGCGAGGCGAGCTACACGGTCGACACCAACCCGTCGCAGGACGGCCGCGTCTACAACTACGGTCTCGCGCAGGGCCCGTCGGTCACCCCTCCCGACGGCCGCTTCACGGTGCAGTACCGCACCTACGGTGACTGGAGCGAGAGCTTCCAGCTGAGCCCCGATGCGATCCCCGACGCCAAGGCGCGTGCGTGCCGCAACGGCTTCCTCGGCCAGTACTGCTCGAACGAGCAGGGACTGGCGGCGAACACGGCTCCGACGACGGTCAGGGTCGAGTTCCTCGACCGTCGTCCCGTCGTGGGTCCGCCGAGCGACCCGAACCGGTTCGCGAACCTCGACCGCGATGTGCGCGACATGATCCGCGTGTCCAACGCGGCGAGCGGCTCCTGGTCCTTCGTCGCCACGCCGAACGCCGACGGATCGCAAGCCGAGGTGATCATCACGTGGAGCGGGGCCTTCGCCCAGCTGACGTCGATCTCGCGCACGATCGACCTCGACCCGCAGCCGGAGCCCGAACCGGAGCCGGAGCCGGAGCCCGAGCCCGAGCCGGAACCCGAACCCCCGGCCAACCCCAACCCCTGA
- a CDS encoding serine/threonine-protein kinase: MTSAPPIIAGYSYVRPLGSGGFADVYLYEQDMPRRVAAVKVLFADAVDPEVRRTFNVEADIMAKLSAHPAIVTIYQASISADGRPYFAMEYCPDTMSARYKKQPLGVAEVLDTGVRIAGALETAHRAGLLHRDIKPSNVLINSLGAPVLADFGIAAAVSADEGEPEVFAMSIPWSSPEVLQEKVSGSIPSEIWSLGATLYTLLAGRSPFEADSREKNTRDQLVRRVIKANYTALPIEGLPPRIDDILSTAMNRDPSKRFASMADFAEQLRWAQYELGIPSTAFEVAAPEWAAASPVRFSDTRVRGPVISTVDPNSRRAARAAKQVEAGVVDRDGLPVAAPRSSSLRAGLLGAGIGAAVLAVLGVVALVVTGVL; this comes from the coding sequence ATGACATCTGCCCCGCCGATCATCGCGGGGTACAGCTACGTACGTCCGCTCGGATCCGGCGGATTCGCCGACGTCTACCTCTACGAACAAGACATGCCGCGCCGTGTCGCCGCCGTCAAGGTGCTCTTCGCCGACGCGGTCGACCCCGAAGTGCGTCGCACCTTCAACGTCGAAGCCGACATCATGGCCAAGCTCTCGGCCCACCCCGCGATCGTCACGATCTACCAGGCCTCGATCTCCGCCGACGGCCGCCCGTACTTCGCCATGGAGTACTGCCCCGACACCATGAGCGCGCGCTACAAGAAGCAGCCGCTCGGCGTCGCCGAGGTGCTCGACACCGGCGTGCGTATCGCGGGTGCCCTCGAGACCGCCCACCGCGCGGGCCTCCTGCACCGCGACATCAAGCCGTCGAACGTGCTCATCAACTCGCTCGGCGCTCCCGTCCTCGCCGACTTCGGCATCGCCGCCGCCGTCTCGGCCGACGAGGGCGAACCCGAGGTCTTCGCGATGTCGATCCCGTGGTCATCCCCCGAGGTCCTCCAAGAGAAGGTGTCGGGCTCGATCCCGAGCGAGATCTGGAGCCTCGGCGCGACGCTCTACACGCTCCTCGCCGGACGCAGCCCGTTCGAGGCCGACAGTCGCGAGAAGAACACGCGCGATCAGCTCGTGCGCCGCGTCATCAAGGCCAACTACACCGCCCTGCCGATCGAGGGGCTGCCGCCCCGCATCGACGACATCCTCTCGACTGCGATGAACCGCGACCCCTCGAAGCGGTTCGCGTCGATGGCCGACTTCGCCGAACAGCTCCGCTGGGCCCAGTACGAACTCGGCATCCCCTCGACCGCGTTCGAGGTCGCCGCTCCCGAGTGGGCCGCAGCCTCACCCGTGCGCTTCAGCGACACGCGCGTCCGCGGGCCCGTCATCTCGACGGTCGACCCGAACTCCCGCCGCGCGGCCCGTGCGGCCAAGCAGGTCGAGGCGGGTGTCGTCGATCGTGACGGCCTTCCCGTCGCCGCCCCGCGATCGTCGTCGCTCCGTGCGGGTCTCCTCGGCGCAGGGATCGGCGCAGCGGTGCTCGCCGTCCTCGGCGTCGTCGCTCTCGTCGTGACAGGAGTGCTGTGA
- a CDS encoding FHA domain-containing protein, translated as MFEYPPTLRDGEIGFAIVTDRFVCLLGAEADAATGASLYALLDADETRIADALDVLQTGVSLQRFAIVEVIDPVERTFHVAVRGDVDVTMSGVASTRMTGPAGTAWVIGEAVGVDGLSLSLGGEPGDDRLPVRRGVVRTGMISVAERRPVAATVAADDDMATRPIELPRAADVEASGDVPRPAKRSAATAKHVETEQPARTLKPARKPRAEATAVAEKSAPVEDAAPAPAPAEAQAPAEAPASADVVPAKPAGPTWRLLLPDGSEIEPPVVFGRRPWKGGPKNTLHVVAPSPNREISGVHIEVDVDGGGLSARDLDSTNGTVVYTPSRAPRLLHDGRRIPLVSGDILDLGESYRVTIDVRDE; from the coding sequence GTGTTCGAGTACCCACCCACTCTCCGTGACGGCGAGATCGGTTTCGCGATCGTGACCGACCGCTTCGTGTGCCTGTTGGGCGCCGAGGCCGATGCAGCGACGGGGGCCTCGCTCTACGCGCTCCTCGACGCCGACGAGACGCGCATCGCCGATGCGCTCGACGTGCTGCAGACCGGGGTGAGCCTCCAACGGTTCGCGATCGTCGAGGTCATCGACCCCGTCGAGCGCACCTTCCACGTCGCGGTGCGCGGTGACGTCGACGTCACGATGTCGGGCGTCGCCTCGACCCGGATGACGGGTCCGGCGGGTACCGCGTGGGTCATCGGCGAGGCCGTCGGCGTCGACGGCCTGAGCCTCTCGCTCGGCGGAGAGCCGGGGGATGACCGCCTTCCCGTCCGACGAGGAGTCGTGCGCACCGGCATGATCTCCGTCGCCGAACGCCGCCCGGTCGCAGCGACGGTCGCGGCCGACGACGACATGGCGACGCGACCGATCGAGCTTCCGCGCGCGGCCGACGTCGAGGCGTCCGGCGACGTTCCGCGACCCGCGAAGCGCTCGGCGGCGACCGCCAAGCACGTCGAGACCGAGCAGCCCGCGCGCACCCTGAAGCCCGCCCGTAAGCCGCGCGCTGAGGCGACTGCTGTTGCCGAGAAGTCCGCTCCCGTCGAGGATGCGGCGCCCGCACCCGCGCCCGCCGAAGCCCAAGCGCCCGCGGAGGCGCCGGCGTCCGCCGACGTGGTTCCGGCGAAGCCCGCCGGTCCGACGTGGCGTCTCCTCCTCCCCGACGGCAGCGAGATCGAGCCGCCCGTCGTGTTCGGCCGTCGGCCGTGGAAGGGCGGCCCGAAGAACACGCTCCACGTCGTCGCTCCGTCGCCCAATCGCGAGATCTCGGGCGTCCACATCGAGGTCGACGTCGACGGCGGAGGGCTCTCCGCGCGCGACCTCGATTCGACGAACGGCACCGTCGTCTACACGCCGTCGCGAGCACCTCGTCTCCTGCACGACGGACGTCGGATTCCGCTGGTCTCCGGCGATATACTCGACTTGGGGGAGTCATATCGCGTGACGATCGATGTTCGCGACGAATGA
- a CDS encoding cryptochrome/photolyase family protein, producing MTTIVWLRDDLRIADNPALRAAVDRGSDVIPVYLLDEVSPGIRPLGGASRWWLHQSLADLGARLADLGSPLVLRRGAAATVIPELVAETGADAVMWNRRYGGAEREIDTALKASLREEGVVAESHAASLLFEPWTIRTGSGTPYSVFTPFWRACRAEPAPREPLAAPREITGPAARVASDDLDSWELEPTRPDWAGGLRESWTPGEESAAGRLLAFLDDDLGDYDDGRDTPSADVTSRLSPHLRFGEISPHQIWHEAIHRSGSAKFLSELGWREFAWHVLFHFPDLATKNWRSEFDAFPWPPLDDDALAAWQQGRTGYPMVDAGMRELWHTGIMHNRVRMIVASFLMKNLLIDWREGEQWFWDTLVDADTAANAFNWQWVAGSGADAAPYFRVFNPELQAKKFDPQGAYITHWVPEYASDSLTPPAEPIVDLGESRRAALAAYDRVKRAPSSD from the coding sequence ATGACGACCATCGTCTGGCTGCGTGACGACCTCCGCATCGCCGACAACCCCGCGCTCAGAGCCGCTGTCGATCGGGGGTCGGACGTCATCCCCGTCTACCTCCTCGACGAGGTGTCCCCCGGCATCCGCCCGCTCGGCGGCGCGAGCCGCTGGTGGTTGCACCAGAGCCTCGCCGACCTCGGCGCCCGGCTCGCCGACCTCGGCAGCCCACTCGTGCTTCGCCGGGGAGCGGCCGCGACCGTCATCCCCGAGCTCGTCGCCGAGACCGGCGCCGATGCCGTGATGTGGAACCGTCGCTACGGCGGCGCGGAACGCGAGATCGACACCGCGCTCAAGGCGAGCCTCCGCGAGGAGGGCGTCGTCGCCGAGAGCCACGCGGCGTCCCTCCTCTTCGAACCGTGGACGATCCGCACGGGAAGCGGCACGCCGTACTCGGTCTTCACTCCCTTCTGGCGCGCCTGCCGCGCCGAGCCGGCACCCCGCGAACCGCTCGCCGCACCCCGCGAGATCACCGGTCCCGCGGCACGCGTCGCGAGCGACGACCTCGACTCGTGGGAGCTCGAACCGACACGGCCCGACTGGGCTGGCGGGCTCCGCGAGTCGTGGACCCCGGGCGAAGAGAGCGCGGCCGGGCGCCTGCTCGCCTTCCTCGACGACGATCTCGGCGACTACGACGACGGCCGCGACACCCCCTCGGCCGACGTGACCTCGCGGCTCTCGCCGCATCTCCGATTCGGCGAGATCAGCCCCCATCAGATCTGGCACGAGGCCATCCACCGGTCGGGCTCGGCGAAGTTCCTGAGCGAACTCGGCTGGCGGGAGTTCGCGTGGCACGTGCTCTTCCACTTCCCCGACCTCGCGACGAAGAACTGGCGGAGCGAGTTCGACGCCTTCCCCTGGCCGCCGCTCGACGACGACGCCCTCGCCGCCTGGCAGCAGGGGCGGACGGGCTACCCGATGGTGGATGCCGGCATGAGAGAGCTCTGGCACACGGGCATCATGCACAACCGCGTGCGGATGATCGTCGCGTCGTTCCTCATGAAGAACCTCCTCATCGACTGGCGTGAGGGCGAGCAGTGGTTCTGGGACACCCTCGTCGACGCCGACACCGCAGCGAACGCCTTCAACTGGCAGTGGGTCGCGGGCTCGGGCGCCGATGCCGCGCCCTACTTCCGGGTCTTCAATCCCGAGCTCCAGGCGAAGAAGTTCGACCCGCAGGGCGCGTACATCACTCACTGGGTCCCCGAGTACGCGAGCGACTCCCTCACGCCGCCCGCGGAGCCGATCGTCGATCTCGGGGAGTCGCGGCGAGCGGCCCTCGCAGCCTACGATCGCGTGAAGAGAGCCCCTTCGTCCGACTAA